In one Bacillota bacterium genomic region, the following are encoded:
- a CDS encoding ABC transporter ATP-binding protein, whose protein sequence is MSEWAVEVHGLTKRFGSFTAVDGITFAVKRGEVFGFLGPNGAGKSTTIRMLCGIISPTSGTGTVAGLDIRTQSEQIKARIGYMSQKFSLYEDLTVSENIDFYAGVYGVSAERLAKRKRWVLQMAGLEGREQSLTGELPMGWKQRLALGCAIVHEPEILFLDEPTSGVDPISRRQFWDLIDVLAGEGVTVFVTTHYMDEAEHCNRLCLIYRGRIVAMGTPAELKTHYSSGKLMEVEVEPQMAALESLLNDPAVYDAAVFGRRLHVVLPADVDAAGHVRQQLEKEGFRIIYLDAVVPSLEDVFVSLVEQTDRGLGEDGV, encoded by the coding sequence ATGAGCGAGTGGGCTGTTGAGGTTCACGGGCTGACCAAACGCTTCGGAAGTTTTACGGCGGTGGATGGTATCACCTTCGCGGTGAAGCGCGGCGAGGTTTTCGGGTTTCTGGGTCCCAATGGCGCGGGGAAGTCCACCACCATCCGGATGCTGTGCGGTATTATCTCGCCGACCTCCGGCACAGGAACCGTTGCCGGGCTGGATATCCGCACACAGTCCGAACAGATTAAAGCGCGCATCGGTTACATGTCCCAGAAGTTCTCGCTGTATGAAGACCTGACCGTTTCGGAAAATATCGATTTTTACGCAGGGGTCTACGGGGTGTCTGCCGAGCGGCTGGCGAAACGGAAACGGTGGGTGCTGCAGATGGCTGGTCTGGAAGGGCGTGAACAGAGCCTGACCGGTGAACTGCCAATGGGCTGGAAGCAAAGGCTGGCTCTGGGATGCGCCATTGTGCATGAGCCGGAGATACTTTTTCTGGACGAACCCACATCAGGAGTAGACCCCATCTCCCGACGGCAGTTCTGGGACCTGATTGACGTGCTGGCAGGAGAGGGCGTTACCGTGTTTGTCACCACGCACTATATGGATGAGGCGGAACATTGCAACAGGCTCTGCCTTATCTATCGGGGCAGGATCGTGGCGATGGGCACGCCCGCCGAGCTGAAGACGCACTACTCGTCGGGAAAGCTGATGGAGGTTGAGGTAGAACCGCAGATGGCTGCACTGGAGAGCCTGCTGAACGACCCGGCGGTATACGATGCAGCGGTTTTCGGCAGGCGACTGCACGTGGTTCTGCCAGCGGATGTGGATGCCGCAGGGCATGTCAGACAGCAGCTGGAGAAGGAAGGCTTCCGCATTATCTATCTGGATGCGGTAGTGCCCTCTCTGGAAGATGTGTTCGTTTCGCTGGTGGAGCAAACCGATAGAGGACTGGGAGAGGACGGCGTGTAG
- a CDS encoding ABC transporter ATP-binding protein, whose amino-acid sequence MSEWAIEARGLRKTFGHIVAVDSLHLQVRPGEVFGIVGPDGAGKTTTFRMLVGAIEPDAGEAFVAGFNVCTHPEEVKRRIGYMSQRFSLYGDLTVQENLDFFADVYQVPREERLARQKELLEFSRLAPFTKRLAQNLSGGMKQKLALACTLIHTPEILFLDEPTTGVDPVSRRDFWRILYTLVGRGMTLVVSTPYMDEAERCSRIAFMYNGRIIECDTPDNLRSRMSGNLWEMICHPQRRAREILAQLPEVKSVQVYGERLHVWLEGIRTGFQPLQEILTQSGIQVEHIRQVVAGLEDVFVSIIEKQRQETR is encoded by the coding sequence ATGAGCGAGTGGGCGATAGAAGCACGGGGTCTTCGCAAGACCTTCGGGCATATCGTGGCGGTAGACTCGTTGCATTTACAGGTGCGCCCGGGAGAAGTATTCGGCATCGTCGGTCCCGATGGCGCGGGCAAAACCACCACTTTCCGCATGCTGGTGGGCGCCATCGAACCCGATGCCGGGGAAGCCTTTGTTGCCGGGTTTAATGTATGCACACATCCCGAGGAAGTCAAGCGGCGCATTGGCTATATGTCGCAGCGATTCAGCCTCTACGGTGACCTGACGGTGCAGGAGAACCTGGACTTCTTCGCCGATGTCTATCAGGTGCCCAGGGAAGAGCGTCTTGCCCGGCAGAAGGAGCTGCTGGAGTTCAGCCGACTGGCTCCGTTCACAAAACGTCTGGCTCAAAACCTGTCGGGTGGGATGAAGCAGAAGCTTGCGCTGGCGTGCACGCTGATACATACGCCAGAAATCCTCTTTCTCGACGAGCCGACAACGGGGGTAGACCCCGTGTCGCGCCGCGATTTCTGGAGGATACTCTACACGCTGGTGGGCAGGGGCATGACGCTGGTGGTGAGCACGCCCTATATGGACGAAGCCGAACGGTGCAGCCGCATCGCTTTCATGTACAACGGTCGTATCATCGAGTGCGACACCCCCGATAACCTGCGCAGTCGGATGAGTGGTAATCTCTGGGAGATGATCTGCCATCCGCAGCGGCGGGCAAGGGAAATCCTTGCGCAACTGCCCGAGGTGAAGAGTGTACAGGTGTATGGAGAGCGTCTGCATGTCTGGCTGGAAGGTATCCGTACCGGGTTCCAGCCCCTGCAGGAGATTCTGACGCAATCCGGCATTCAGGTGGAGCATATTCGGCAGGTTGTAGCCGGGCTGGAGGATGTCTTTGTGTCCATTATCGAGAAGCAGCGGCAGGAAACGCGATGA